The proteins below come from a single Juglans regia cultivar Chandler chromosome 12, Walnut 2.0, whole genome shotgun sequence genomic window:
- the LOC109005026 gene encoding MLO-like protein 1 has translation MAEGGTTLEYTPTWVVAVVCSVIVVISLAVERIIHFLGKYLKKKNQKPLFEALQKIKEELMLLGFISLLLTVFQNRIARICISEKLASKWLPCEKEEESSSTTAHFQTLLDSFIPGTARRLLAETTASTCSTGNVPLLSTTALHHLHIFIFVLAVVHVAFCALTIFLGGAKIRQWRYWEEGIVKKNYDTEKVITKFTKVQDHEFIRGRFSMNSALVGWLLSFFKQFYGSVTKADYEALRLGFIMTHSKGNPKFNFYGYMIRVLEAEFKKVVGISWYLWLFVVIFLLLNISGWHAYFWISFVPFILLLAVGTKLEHVICQLAHEVAEKHIAIAGELVVRPSDDHFWFHRPKLVLLLIHIIMFQNSFELAFFFWIWVQYGFDSCIMGEVGYVIPRLVIGAFIQFFSSYSTLPLYAIVTQMGSSFKKEIFQEHIHEGLVGWAKHAKKTKGLRKAANGSSAQGSTTTHGSSHEVPKETAPLAVELTEIGETESAMEEGNAGGIASAQISHGHK, from the exons ATGGCAGAAGGTGGAACAACTCTGGAGTATACGCCTACTTGGGTTGTGGCTGTTGTCTGCAGTGTTATCGTTGTTATCTCTCTTGCTGTCGAACGAATCATCCACTTCCTTGGCAAG TATCTCaagaaaaagaaccaaaaacCTCTCTTTGAGGCCTTGCAGAAGATAAAAGAAG AGTTAATGCTTTTGGGGTTCATATCACTGTTGCTGACAGTGTTCCAAAATCGGATTGCCAGAATTTGCATATCCGAGAAATTGGCCAGCAAGTGGTTGCCCTgtgagaaagaggaagaaagttCATCTACCACTGCCCATTTCCAAACCCTCTTGGATTCCTTTATTCCGGGGACTGCCCGTCGTCTCCTTGCCGAGACCACTGCTTCCACCTGTTCAACG GGAAACGTTCCGCTTTTATCAACTACCGCGCTTCACCATCTTCACATATTTATCTTTGTGTTAGCCGTTGTGCACGTGGCTTTCTGTGCTCTAACCATTTTTCTCGGAGGTGCAAAG ATACGTCAATGGAGATATTGGGAGGAAGGCATAGTCAAAAAGAATTATGATACAGAAAAAG TTATAACAAAATTCACGAAGGTCCAAGATCATGAATTCATCCGGGGTCGATTTAGCATGAATTCGGCTTTGGTAGGGTGGTTG CTCTCCTTTTTCAAGCAATTTTATGGATCAGTGACCAAAGCAGATTATGAGGCGCTCCGACTGGGCTTCATTATG ACTCATAGCAAGGGAAACCCAAAGTTCAATTTCTATGGGTACATGATACGTGTCCTGGAAGCCGAATTTAAGAAAGTCGTTGGAATAAG TTGGTATCTTTGGTTATTTGTAGTCATCTTTTTGTTGCTGAACATCTCTG GTTGGCATGCATATTTTTGGATCTCATTCGTTCCCTTCATT cTTCTACTTGCTGTTGGCACCAAGTTGGAGCATGTGATTTGCCAGTTGGCCCATGAGGTTGCAGAGAAACATATAGCAATTGCAGGGGAGTTAGTTGTTCGACCTTCAGATGATCACTTCTGGTTCCATAGGCCCAAGCTTGTGCTCTTATTGATTCATATCATCATGTTTCAGAATTCTTTTGAACTggcatttttcttttggatatgG GTTCAATATGGATTTGACTCCTGCATAATGGGAGAAGTCGGATATGTTATACCTAGACTTGTTATAGG AGCATTCATTCAGTTCTTCAGCAGCTACAGTACCCTGCCACTCTATGCTATTGTCACACAG ATGGGAAGTtcatttaaaaaggaaatatttcaAGAACATATACACGAAGGACTAGTTGGTTGGGCTAAGCATGCCAAAAAGACCAAAGGTTTGAGAAAGGCTGCCAATGGCTCTAGTGCTCAAGGTTCTACTACCACTCATGGCTCTAGCCACGAGGTTCCCAAAGAGACTGCTCCTTTGGCTGTTGAGTTGACAGAAATTGGTGAAACGGAATCTGCAATGGAAGAAGGCAATGCAGGAGGGATTGCAAGTGCACAGATCTCCCATGGACATAAATGA